One genomic region from Candidatus Effluviviaceae Genus I sp. encodes:
- a CDS encoding VOC family protein, giving the protein MTNHLCHFELMVSDVEKAKKFYSAVFDWKFSESAVPGMRYVEINTGKEPGGGMMKKPDAAPMYGIGTYFLVDSVDETMKKAAAAGGCVHIPKMEIPTIGWWGLFMDPDGIPVMVFEPLRK; this is encoded by the coding sequence ATGACGAACCACCTGTGCCACTTCGAGCTCATGGTGAGCGACGTCGAGAAGGCGAAGAAGTTCTACTCCGCGGTGTTCGACTGGAAGTTCAGCGAGAGCGCGGTGCCCGGCATGCGGTACGTCGAGATCAACACGGGGAAGGAGCCGGGCGGCGGCATGATGAAGAAGCCCGACGCGGCGCCGATGTACGGAATCGGGACGTACTTCCTCGTGGACAGCGTTGACGAGACCATGAAGAAGGCCGCCGCGGCCGGCGGCTGTGTGCACATCCCGAAGATGGAGATCCCGACCATCGGCTGGTGGGGGCTCTTCATGGACCCTGACGGCATCCCGGTCATGGTCTTCGAGCCGCTCAGGAAGTAG